The genomic DNA TAGTTCAGGATAATCGCGCCTGGACACAGCCGTTCCACGTCGCGGCAGATGTCGAGGAATACCGGCACGGTGCGCAGCGCCTTGAACAGCCCACCCGGTCCGATCGTGTCGCCGATGCACTGGTCGATGCCGTACTTCAGCGGGATGTCGTTGTCCCACTTCACGCAATCGACGCCCGACACCTCGATGCAGTTCACGATGTAGTGACTGCCCGGCAGCGCCTCAGTGCGGTCGACCGTCGAGCTGATCGTCCAGCCGGTCTTCTCTTCCTGGCGAATCAGGCGCTCGAGCACCTGGTGCATGGTGGACAGCCGGTCGCGGTCGATGTCGACGAGCACGACGTGACCGCGTTCGGCGCCGGGCATGTGCAGCAGATCGCTGACGAGCCGCGGCGTGAAGCCCGAGCCGGCGCCGAGCATGGTGACCTTGATCGCCCGGTTGAACTTGCCCGGCAGGCCCTGAGTTTGCTCAGCGGCCTGCGTGTGGGCGGCGTGACCGTTGGCGTTGGCCTTGTCCTTCACGGGGGCAAGGCGGCGTTCTTCCTCAACACTAATGGCGGACATTGGAGATTTCCCTGTTTAAGTAACGAACTCGGACGCGCTGCGTGCTCGCGTTACCGGCGACGACGCGCCAGCAACCCACACGCGGCCACGCCAATCAGACCGAGCGACGTAGGCTCGGGGACGGCGGTAAAACTCATGTTGTCCACGTAGATCTGACCCGTGCCGCCCTGCGGAAGCACGATGCCCATTGCGTCGGTCGGCGTCGCGCCGGCGAGCGCGCCTCCCTTGAACTCGAATTCAGACCCCTGGGGTAGCGACCGCGTGAATGCCACGCTGGACGAGTCGGAGAGCCGGGTAACCGCGCCATCCACCACGCCGCTGCCACCGGTGAAGGTGAGCGAGAAGCGGTAGAACTCGTCGTTCGTGTCGTTGGCGGCGGCGTTGGCCGAGTCATACTGGCCGAAGTTGAAGCCACTGGCGAACGACGTACCGTCCCAACCGATCGCCGACGCCGCCGACGACTCGATCGTCGAGGCCGACGACAGCGCGTCATCCTTCGCCAGGGCCTTCAGGAACAATTCGTTGCCCGTCACGCCGTCGATGTTGGCGTAGCCCAAGCCGATCGTCATCGTGCGGGCACGGTTGACGCCGGCGAGCTGGTACTGGTCCTGCAACGTGACGCGGAACGTGCTGATGTTCGAACAGACGAACGAGTCGACGCGGAAATCGAACGTAGCGGTGAACGTCTTCTGGCTCGGCAGGCTGGTGTCGAACGACCCGAAGCGCGAAAAGTTCACGAAGCTGCTCGAGCTGATCGATGTCGAGGTATCCGATCCCGAGTAAGCCAGGCTTCCGGTC from Tepidisphaeraceae bacterium includes the following:
- a CDS encoding PEP-CTERM sorting domain-containing protein, whose protein sequence is MSKFHAALTIAVLSGTGVAQGATVWTEDFSDDTVGSAPKQNYVITAGNDWSVGTGTGISQTVTNTTGSLAYSGSDTSTSISSSSFVNFSRFGSFDTSLPSQKTFTATFDFRVDSFVCSNISTFRVTLQDQYQLAGVNRARTMTIGLGYANIDGVTGNELFLKALAKDDALSSASTIESSAASAIGWDGTSFASGFNFGQYDSANAAANDTNDEFYRFSLTFTGGSGVVDGAVTRLSDSSSVAFTRSLPQGSEFEFKGGALAGATPTDAMGIVLPQGGTGQIYVDNMSFTAVPEPTSLGLIGVAACGLLARRRR